In Macrobrachium nipponense isolate FS-2020 chromosome 36, ASM1510439v2, whole genome shotgun sequence, a genomic segment contains:
- the LOC135203324 gene encoding trichohyalin-like, which yields MFPIVQVISLYVLIFVAIELYCLPCGHAMNGRFLGDLPHVGIVESWTPEVVETRPPNGIGIETSVPASAIPWMALMAVVVPALLAVVVACWRRKLIGTDALDREEDDLEVPTLEPVLLTEDLESSEEEEEEEEVEIDNPDDEEEEFNNPDDDDEEDDDEFNNPEDDEEEEDYEDEQQLDNFENDLDNSEDDDDEEKEEEEEEEKEILETEELEPTEEEAKEEEEEEEKCEPKDTTEEDQLEDERKRLAEDLEASEVHAGKLESLLNEANNEIARLRNQILDKEILIGKKAAAETELKGEVDKLNNEKEQLQSENQKLEEYAELATGRADIMDSLHQELLDTVTSLETQLEKTDHLLKKRKDEESELRSFFQQIMDDKETELESALHKANELEERNCELERNLANEMQRNVSLQNEALMLKDRAQSLESALLHKESRLDSATEALNNERAKNDITCAELQVLRNWVTELGGENAVIKEDLKDKCLDITLLRKDLGDEQEKTQILKEEVQLLKKWVSELGGQNTNLKEDLEEALLEVTTLKNSLSNEKRDALHCRKEMEILLEEEKTRKEKLEVALHHAKELETERSEMRLLFQERLKEKDNERKKLQERTEQLQQNLESAKHEQHNLERSLKHAERELSSLKRAESINLHELEQLGKECESLREKCRIQEENIIKERQRVRDHLRTQQEELRNQDKYMLMALLHGTAQRNFHLEHIELERRNNSEDMDPQNCAETRDGSKDHVKDEDLHDQVRRVEEEQYVKYSNAQQEKKDYGKQWEALTQMVEDLIQGDEQKNC from the coding sequence ATGTTTCCCATCGTACAAGTAATATCTTTGTATGTGCTCATCTTCGTCGCAATTGAACTATACTGCTTACCCTGCGGTCACGCAATGAACGGACGCTTTCTGGGAGACCTTCCTCATGTCGGCATCGTCGAGTCTTGGACCCCAGAGGTCGTGGAAACACGACCACCCAACGGCATCGGCATTGAGACGTCGGTCCCCGCCAGCGCCATCCCCTGGATGGCCTTGATGGCGGTGGTTGTCCCGGCGTTGCTGGCTGTTGTTGTTGCTTGCTGGAGGCGGAAACTCATTGGAACCGATGCCCTTGATCGTGAGGAGGACGACCTGGAAGTGCCAACCCTGGAACCAGTTCTTCTGACCGAAGATCTGGAAagctctgaggaggaggaggaggaggaggaggtagaaatTGACAATCCTGATGACGAAGAGGAGGAATTCAACAACCCTGATGATGATGACGAGGAGGACGATGACGAATTCAACAACCCTGAAgatgacgaggaggaggaggattatgaAGACGAACAACAACTTGACAACTTTGAGAATGATCTTGACAACtctgaggatgatgatgatgaggagaaggaggaggaggaagaagaagaaaaggaaattttgGAAACTGAGGAGCTCGAACCCACCGAGGAagaggcgaaggaggaggaggaggaggaggaaaaatgcGAACCGAAAGACACCACCGAAGAAGACCAACTGGAAGACGAAAGAAAGAGGTTAGCCGAGGACCTGGAAGCCAGTGAAGTTCACGCAGGAAAACTGGAAAGTCTGCTGAACGAGGCTAATAACGAGATTGCACGACTTCGAAACCAAATACTGGACAAGGAGATTCTCATAGGAAAGAAAGCAGCTGCAGAAACAGAACTGAAAGGAGAAGTGGACAAATTGAACAATGAAAAGGAACAGCTGCAATCTGAAAACCAAAAGCTGGAAGAATATGCTGAGTTGGCTACAGGCCGAGCTGACATCATGGACAGCTTACACCAAGAACTGCTGGATACCGTAACGTCTCTGGAGACTCAGCTGGAGAAGACAGATCACTTGCTGAAGAAGAGAAAAGACGAGGAAAGTGAACTACGAAGCTTCTTCCAGCAAATTATGGATGACAAAGAAACAGAACTGGAGAGCGCTTTGCACAAGGCAAATGAGCTCGAGGAGAGAAATTGTGAGCTCGAGCGAAATCTCGCAAACGAGATGCAAAGAAACGTCAGCCTTCAGAATGAGGCCCTGATGCTAAAAGACCGAGCTCAGTCTTTAGAGTCAGCGCTGCTCCATAAGGAATCTCGACTGGACTCTGCAACAGAAGCTCTCAACAATGAGAGAGCGAAAAATGACATCACCTGTGCAGAACTTCAAGTACTGAGGAACTGGGTCACAGAATTAGGAGGTGAaaatgctgtgattaaggaagATTTGAAGGATAAATGTCTGGATATTACTTTACTCAGGAAAGACTTAGGAGACGAACAAGAGAAGACCCAGATTTTAAAGGAAGAAGTCCAGCTACTGAAGAAATGGGTCTCGGAATTAGGAGGCCAAAATACCAATCTTAAAGAAGACTTAGAAGAAGCCCTCCTGGAAGTGACCACACTCAAGAACTCGCTGTCAAATGAGAAAAGGGATGCTCTCCATTGCAGAAAGGAGATGGAGATcttactggaagaggaaaagacaagaaaagaaaaactagaagTTGCCCTCCATCACGCAAAGGAGCTGGAGACAGAAAGGAGTGAAATGAGACTGCTTTTCCAGGAGAGgctaaaagaaaaagacaatgaGAGAAAGAAGCTACAGGAACGGACGGAACAGCTGCAGCAGAACTTGGAGAGTGCCAAGCATGAACAGCATAACTTGGAGCGCTCTTTAAAACATGCAGAAAGAGAGCTCTCGTCTTTGAAGAGGGCAGAAAGCATAAACCTCCATGAACTGGAACAACTTGGGAAAGAATGTGAAAGTTTGAGGGAAAAGTGTAGGATACAGGAGGAGAATATAATTAAAGAACGACAACGTGTCAGGGACCACCTAAGGACACAGCAAGAAGAACTGAGGAATCAGGATAAGTACATGCTAATGGCACTCCTCCATGGGACTGCTCAAAGGAACTTCCATCTGGAACACATTGAACTGGAACGAAGAAACAACAGCGAAGACATGGATCCACAAAACTGTGCTGAAACAAGAGATGGAAGTAAAGACCATGTCAAGGATGAGGACCTACATGACCAAGTGAGGAGAGTAGAAGAGGAACAGTACGTAAAGTACTCTAATGCCCAACAAGAAAAGAAGGACTATGGAAAACAGTGGGAAGCCCTAACGCAGATGGTGGAGGATCTTATTCAGGGAGATGAACAAAAAAATTGCTAA